Proteins encoded within one genomic window of Gallus gallus isolate bGalGal1 chromosome 1, bGalGal1.mat.broiler.GRCg7b, whole genome shotgun sequence:
- the LOC121107337 gene encoding rho GTPase-activating protein 33-like encodes LAGPGISGKPRARLCPVSSPAPACQRRLCRLSFSSKEEACSSAAGLSGWDVTGAAAEAGLESGAQLTAGTCSVVPQVLQSCAEFIEQHGVVQGIYRLSGVASKIQKLRHEFESEQIPELSVRDVHSVSSLCKMYFRELPTPLLTEQLYGKFSDAVCAATDEERLLRMQEVIQ; translated from the exons ttggcaggtcctggcatttctggaAAGCCAAGAGCACGTCTGTGTCCAGTttcctccccggctcctgcctgtcagaGACGTCTGTGCcggctttctttctcctctaaggAGGAGGCATGCAGTAGcgcggctgggcttagtggatgggacGTGACAggagcagcggctgaagcaggacttgaatcaggagctcagctaaccGCTGGCACTTGTTCcgtagtcccccaggtcctgcagagctgcgctgagttcattgagcagcacggcgtggtgcaggggatctaccgcctgtccggcgtggcgtccaagatccagaagctacG ccacgAATTTGAGTCtgagcagattccggagctaAGCGTCCGTGAcgttcacagcgtgagctccctgtgcaagatgtacttcagggagctcccgaccCCTCTGCTGACCGAGCAGCTgtatggcaagttctcg gatgctgtttgtgccgctacagatgaggagcggttgctcagaatgcaggaggtcatccag
- the LOC112531917 gene encoding rho GTPase-activating protein 32-like isoform X1: protein MPAKNLAIVWAPNLFRSQQNESACASGRAACMELQRQSDVVEYIISHTDVLFCSTSTSGIGDGAGHSSPSGPKSVRVSSPATRLLSVEEAQAQRRGHSSSPALTHCRDIEVEEGRTGAAGKFHTVIDFPSERPSKMKEPAAGSWCSCFRPGKPSSAAKCQLQRDAREPSETEVVVLAGESSPRPRRRARAYSDGSLCASISAELLGSTNRCSSDDSLPYNTSDGMKVLIQVEALISPSCAEDADLSLPETTVTELDCDGAPLQCSPAQAQPECPDSSSSTQDQVSVSEEEPSLVEGDLESELQSQAPGSSTSSELLPPSQERMNAMCPPDLSRPPGF, encoded by the exons atgcccgctaagaacttagcgattgtgtgggctcccaacctcttcag atcccagcagaacgagtctgcctgcgccagcggaagagctgcctgcatggaactgcagaggcagtcagaTGTGGTGGAGTACATCATCAGCCACAcagacgtcctcttctgctccacatccacatcaggcatcggagatggagcag ggcacagttctccatcagggcccaagtctgtgcgggtgtcttctcccgccaccaggctgctcagcgtggaggaggcacaggcacagaggcgaggccacagcagctctcccgctcTGACACACTGCAGGGACAtcgaagtggaagaaggccgCACAGGTGCAGCGGGtaaattccacacagtcatcgactttccgtctgaaag acCAAGCAAGATGAAGGAACCAGCAGCtggcagttggtgttcctgcttcaggccgGGAAAGCCATCCTCTGCGGCCAAatgccaactgcagcgcgatgccagggagccctcggaaacagaggtggtggtcctggcag gtgaatcgagccctcgtccacgcagaagagccagagcgtatagcgatggttcactgtgtgcttccatcagtgcagagctgctaggaagcacgaatcgctgcagctcggatgatAGCCTTCCATACAACACCAGTGatggaatgaaggtgctcatccaagtggaagccctcatctctcccagctgtgctgaagacgctgacctgagcctgccagaaacaacggtcaccgagctggactgtgacggggcgccattgcagtgcagcccagcccaagcccagcccgagtgccccgacagcagcagctccacgcaggatcaggtcagcgtcagcgaggaggagccgagccttgTGGAGGGGGACTTAGAATcggagctccagtcccaggcaccgggcagcagcacgagctctgagctcctgccTCCTTCACAAGAGAGGATGAATGCCATGTGTCCACCGGACCTCTCACGCCCTCCTGGcttttaa